Proteins from a single region of Streptomyces sp. HUAS 15-9:
- the speB gene encoding agmatinase, which produces MSGNETPRGPVDSSRIPRYAGPATFARLPRLDEVGTADVAVVGVPFDSGVSYRPGARFGGNAIREASRLLRPYNPAQDASPFALAQVADGGDIAVNPFNINEAVDTIEAAADELLGTGARLMTLGGDHTIALPLLRSVAKKHGPVALLHFDAHLDTWDTYFGAEYTHGTPFRRAVEEGILDTEALSHVGTRGPLYGKQDLTDDEKMGFGIVTSADIYRRGADEVADQLRQRIGDRPLYISIDIDCLDPAHAPGTGTPEAGGMTSRELLEILRGLASCNLVSADVVEVAPAYDHAEITSVAASHTAYELTTIMSRQIAAARKDA; this is translated from the coding sequence ATGAGCGGCAACGAGACGCCCCGCGGCCCCGTCGACTCCTCCCGCATCCCGCGGTACGCGGGTCCCGCGACCTTCGCCCGGCTGCCCCGCCTCGACGAGGTCGGCACCGCCGACGTCGCCGTCGTGGGCGTGCCGTTCGACTCCGGCGTCTCGTACCGGCCGGGTGCCCGCTTCGGCGGCAACGCCATCCGCGAGGCGTCCCGGCTGCTGCGCCCCTACAACCCGGCGCAGGACGCCTCCCCCTTCGCCCTCGCCCAGGTCGCGGACGGCGGCGACATCGCCGTGAACCCGTTCAACATCAACGAGGCGGTCGACACCATCGAGGCCGCGGCGGACGAGCTGCTCGGCACCGGTGCCCGCCTGATGACCCTGGGCGGCGACCACACCATCGCACTGCCCCTGCTCCGCTCGGTCGCCAAGAAGCACGGCCCGGTCGCCCTGCTCCACTTCGACGCCCACCTCGACACCTGGGACACCTACTTCGGCGCCGAGTACACGCACGGCACCCCGTTCCGCCGCGCGGTGGAGGAGGGCATCCTCGACACCGAGGCGCTCTCCCACGTCGGCACCCGCGGCCCGCTGTACGGCAAGCAGGACCTGACCGACGACGAGAAGATGGGCTTCGGCATCGTCACCTCCGCGGACATCTACCGCCGCGGCGCCGACGAGGTCGCCGACCAGCTGCGCCAGCGCATCGGCGACCGCCCGCTGTACATCTCCATCGACATCGACTGCCTCGACCCGGCGCACGCGCCCGGCACCGGTACGCCGGAGGCCGGCGGCATGACCTCCCGCGAGCTGCTGGAGATCCTGCGCGGGCTGGCTTCGTGCAACCTGGTGTCGGCGGACGTCGTCGAGGTGGCCCCCGCGTACGACCACGCGGAGATCACGTCGGTGGCCGCCTCGCACACCGCGTACGAACTGACCACCATCATGAGCCGCCAGATCGCGGCGGCCCGGAAGGACGCGTAA
- the tesB gene encoding acyl-CoA thioesterase II codes for MSQALQELLDLLDLEQIEENIFRGQSRSAVVPRVFGGQVAAQALVAAGRTVPADRLAHSLHAYFLRMGDPGAPIVYNVERIRDGRSFTTRRVVAVQHGRPIFTLSASFQAYEDGLDHQIPMPPAPAPETLPTSQERLRGYEHLDRTIVEKFLQAREAVDLRYVDEPPYGKFGEPREPHSQVWFRTNGKLDDDPLLHVVLATYVSDMTLLDSVLLAHGRGGWAVGDVVGASLDHAMWFHRPFRADEWLLYDQESPSAHGGRGLGQARIYTQDGQLAISVIQEGVVRVPR; via the coding sequence ATGAGCCAGGCACTCCAGGAGCTCCTCGATCTGCTCGACCTCGAGCAGATCGAGGAGAACATCTTCCGCGGCCAGTCCCGGTCCGCCGTCGTCCCGCGGGTCTTCGGCGGGCAGGTCGCGGCCCAGGCGCTGGTCGCCGCCGGACGCACGGTCCCGGCCGACCGGCTCGCCCACTCGCTGCACGCGTACTTCCTGCGCATGGGCGACCCGGGCGCGCCCATCGTCTACAACGTCGAGCGGATCCGCGACGGCCGCTCCTTCACCACCCGCCGGGTGGTCGCCGTCCAGCACGGCAGGCCGATCTTCACTCTGTCCGCGTCCTTCCAGGCGTACGAGGACGGCCTCGACCACCAGATCCCCATGCCGCCCGCACCCGCTCCGGAGACGCTGCCCACCTCCCAGGAGCGGCTGCGCGGCTACGAGCACCTCGACCGCACGATCGTCGAGAAGTTCCTTCAGGCGCGCGAGGCGGTCGACCTGCGCTATGTCGACGAGCCGCCGTACGGGAAGTTCGGCGAGCCGCGCGAACCGCACTCCCAGGTGTGGTTCCGCACCAACGGCAAGCTCGACGACGACCCTCTGCTGCATGTCGTGCTCGCCACGTACGTCTCCGACATGACGCTGCTCGACTCGGTGCTGCTCGCGCACGGCCGCGGCGGCTGGGCCGTGGGCGACGTCGTGGGCGCCTCGCTGGACCACGCGATGTGGTTCCACCGCCCGTTCCGCGCCGACGAGTGGCTGCTGTACGACCAGGAGTCACCGTCCGCGCACGGCGGCCGCGGGCTCGGTCAGGCCCGTATCTACACCCAGGACGGACAGCTCGCGATCTCGGTCATCCAGGAGGGCGTGGTCCGGGTCCCGCGTTAG
- a CDS encoding SACE_7040 family transcriptional regulator yields MVTRTDAPTRREQILREAARLFAERGFHGVGVDEIGAAVGISGPGLYRHFAGKDAMLAELLVGISGQLLTGAKRRLAEADGAAGPSAVLDSLIEGHIDFALDDRPLITLHDRELDRLRDSDRKLVRQLQRQYVELWVEVVREVYPGLAEPSARSAVHSVFGLLNSTPHLGRPGSLPGRGDTAELLHRMARGAFAAAEATD; encoded by the coding sequence ATGGTCACCAGAACCGACGCCCCCACCCGCCGTGAGCAGATCCTCAGGGAGGCCGCTCGGCTCTTCGCCGAGCGCGGCTTCCACGGCGTCGGAGTCGACGAGATAGGGGCCGCGGTCGGTATCAGCGGCCCCGGTCTCTACCGGCACTTCGCGGGCAAGGACGCGATGCTCGCGGAGCTTCTGGTCGGGATCAGCGGTCAGCTGCTGACCGGGGCGAAGCGGCGCCTGGCGGAGGCCGACGGCGCGGCCGGTCCCTCGGCGGTCCTCGACTCCCTCATCGAGGGCCACATCGACTTCGCCCTCGACGACCGCCCCCTGATCACCCTGCACGACCGCGAGCTGGACCGCCTCCGGGACAGCGACCGCAAGCTGGTGCGCCAGCTCCAGCGGCAGTACGTCGAGCTGTGGGTGGAGGTCGTGCGGGAGGTGTACCCGGGCCTGGCGGAACCGTCGGCCCGGTCGGCGGTGCACTCGGTCTTCGGCCTCCTGAACTCCACACCCCACCTCGGCCGCCCCGGCTCCCTCCCCGGCCGCGGTGACACGGCGGAACTGCTGCACCGGATGGCCCGGGGGGCGTTCGCGGCGGCGGAGGCCACCGACTGA
- a CDS encoding Uma2 family endonuclease, with protein sequence MDYAKMRAIAVELGAYAEHLEGTWSVEIGPSGPILAMMCPSKRHEGTTHRIREQLNKQLPVTHPDYICATGPEIEHPAIGRMRLPDAVVIPEAVLDEEGVAVDATQVLAVVEIVSPSNPNNDYIDKLSDYPAMGIAHYLIVDPRTGTIEVHSDPCKGRYARKDAYIFGDSVPFGPWIVDTSAFRRYGKAGG encoded by the coding sequence ATGGACTACGCGAAGATGCGGGCGATCGCCGTGGAACTCGGGGCTTACGCCGAGCACCTCGAAGGGACTTGGAGCGTCGAGATCGGGCCGTCGGGTCCGATACTGGCCATGATGTGCCCGTCGAAGCGGCACGAGGGCACAACCCACCGCATCCGCGAGCAACTCAACAAGCAATTGCCTGTCACTCATCCGGACTACATCTGCGCCACTGGCCCGGAGATCGAACACCCCGCGATCGGCCGCATGCGCCTCCCCGATGCGGTGGTGATCCCCGAGGCGGTCCTCGACGAGGAGGGCGTCGCCGTCGACGCGACGCAGGTGCTGGCGGTCGTCGAGATCGTCTCGCCCTCCAACCCGAACAACGACTACATCGACAAGCTGTCGGACTACCCGGCCATGGGCATCGCTCATTACCTGATCGTCGACCCTCGCACCGGCACGATCGAGGTGCACTCCGATCCGTGCAAGGGCCGTTACGCCCGCAAGGACGCGTACATCTTCGGCGACTCGGTGCCGTTCGGCCCCTGGATCGTGGACACCTCCGCGTTCCGCCGCTACGGCAAGGCCGGAGGCTGA
- a CDS encoding phosphatase: MPIPGTPSRAELVDHLVRTRIAGDVATPRENNLNHYRRLANGERNFWLGLELGDRWRDEQDVLAVMAERVGVNDDPEYRYGQDTIDPELTVDAVERLAGRLRKAADGQQRVLFATGHPGGLLDVHRATAAALRTAGCEIVVIPDGLQTEEGYVMQFADVAVLEHGATLWHTHSGEPMRAILTGLEREGRPLPDLVVADHGWAGYAGQAGLDSVGYADCNDPALFLAESEDTLQVAVPLDDHVVSPRHYDPLTAYLLAEAGLV; encoded by the coding sequence ATGCCGATACCCGGGACACCCAGCCGCGCCGAGCTCGTCGACCACCTTGTGAGGACCCGTATCGCGGGCGACGTCGCCACCCCCCGCGAGAACAACCTGAACCACTACCGCAGGCTGGCGAACGGCGAGCGCAACTTCTGGCTCGGACTGGAACTCGGCGACCGCTGGCGGGACGAGCAGGACGTGCTCGCGGTGATGGCGGAGCGGGTCGGGGTGAACGACGACCCCGAGTACCGCTACGGACAGGACACGATCGACCCCGAACTCACCGTCGACGCCGTGGAACGGCTGGCGGGGCGGCTGCGCAAGGCGGCCGACGGGCAGCAGCGGGTGCTGTTCGCCACCGGCCACCCGGGCGGTCTGCTGGATGTGCACCGTGCCACGGCCGCCGCACTGCGCACCGCGGGCTGCGAGATCGTGGTCATCCCCGACGGGCTGCAGACGGAGGAGGGTTACGTCATGCAGTTCGCGGACGTGGCGGTGCTCGAGCACGGCGCCACGCTGTGGCACACCCACTCCGGTGAGCCGATGCGGGCCATTCTCACGGGACTTGAGCGCGAGGGCCGCCCGCTGCCCGACCTGGTCGTCGCGGACCACGGCTGGGCCGGGTACGCCGGTCAGGCCGGCCTCGACTCCGTCGGTTACGCGGACTGCAACGACCCGGCCCTGTTCCTCGCCGAGTCGGAGGACACCCTGCAGGTGGCGGTGCCGCTCGACGACCATGTGGTCAGCCCGCGCCACTACGACCCCCTGACGGCGTATCTGCTGGCGGAAGCGGGCCTGGTGTAA
- a CDS encoding PucR family transcriptional regulator has translation MLDPQSPAAPAVPPTPPVPLSALLAREDLALRQIAGPPAEGIVIHWAHTSEMADPYPYLLGGELLLTAGVHVPEAAGSGTYFDDYVSRIVAAGGTALGFGLAPVHDTVPFALVAACDAHGLPLLEVPPQTTFSGVARAVWQLMAQARLAELRRTTEAQQSLAAAASRPDPVPSVLRRLAQRLGGWAVLYGPDGTRIAAAGREPEDEVRKALEELAGVVRPTRAQAPTSAAGTAAGAHLAAYALGTGQGFVLAVATAHRGPGDHTIASVAAVLLSLLTGEHQSGAGAARSSALVRLLLGAPPEDVAPLVGGERWFVVHARPDTQVPDAVAASALGAALGSPLVDLAGDVVRVLVPAGREPAPQPGWTLGVSATVAPHEWPSADTRAARALARARATRTALVRHGDHRGLDDLVPGAEAEAHARAVLAPVAANPALTDTLRAWLSLHGSWDRTAVALAVHRNTVRQRIARCATLLDADLDDPDVRMELWFALKHV, from the coding sequence ATGCTGGACCCACAGTCACCAGCCGCACCAGCGGTACCGCCGACCCCACCGGTACCGCTCTCCGCCCTGCTGGCCCGTGAGGACCTCGCCCTGCGGCAGATCGCCGGGCCGCCGGCCGAGGGCATCGTGATCCACTGGGCGCACACCTCGGAGATGGCCGACCCGTATCCGTATCTGCTGGGCGGTGAGCTGCTGCTGACGGCGGGCGTGCACGTCCCGGAGGCGGCGGGCTCGGGGACTTACTTCGACGACTACGTCTCCCGGATCGTGGCGGCGGGCGGCACCGCCCTCGGCTTCGGCCTCGCCCCGGTCCACGACACGGTGCCGTTCGCCCTGGTGGCCGCCTGCGACGCCCACGGGCTGCCCCTTCTGGAGGTCCCGCCGCAGACCACGTTCTCCGGGGTGGCCCGCGCGGTCTGGCAGCTCATGGCCCAGGCCCGGCTGGCCGAGCTGCGCCGCACGACCGAGGCCCAGCAGAGCCTGGCAGCGGCCGCCTCCCGCCCCGACCCGGTCCCCTCGGTCCTGCGCAGACTGGCCCAGCGGCTCGGCGGCTGGGCGGTGCTGTACGGGCCGGACGGCACCCGGATCGCGGCGGCGGGACGGGAGCCCGAGGACGAGGTGCGGAAGGCGCTGGAGGAGCTGGCGGGGGTGGTACGGCCCACCCGGGCGCAGGCACCCACCTCCGCCGCCGGCACCGCCGCGGGCGCCCACCTCGCCGCCTACGCGCTCGGCACCGGTCAGGGCTTCGTCCTCGCGGTGGCCACCGCCCATCGCGGACCCGGTGACCACACCATCGCCTCCGTGGCCGCCGTACTGCTCTCCCTGCTGACCGGGGAGCATCAGAGCGGGGCGGGCGCGGCACGGTCCTCGGCGCTCGTACGGCTGCTGCTGGGGGCGCCGCCGGAGGACGTGGCACCGCTGGTGGGGGGCGAGCGGTGGTTCGTCGTGCACGCGCGGCCGGATACGCAGGTACCGGACGCGGTGGCCGCCTCGGCGCTGGGCGCCGCCCTGGGCTCGCCGCTGGTCGACCTCGCCGGTGACGTCGTACGGGTCCTCGTGCCGGCCGGCCGCGAACCGGCCCCGCAGCCCGGCTGGACCCTCGGCGTCAGTGCCACCGTCGCCCCGCACGAGTGGCCGTCGGCCGACACCCGGGCGGCCCGCGCCCTGGCCCGCGCCCGTGCCACCCGCACCGCGCTGGTCCGGCACGGCGACCACCGGGGACTCGACGACCTGGTTCCCGGCGCGGAGGCCGAGGCGCACGCCCGTGCCGTGCTCGCCCCGGTCGCGGCCAACCCGGCGCTCACCGACACCCTGCGCGCCTGGCTCTCCCTGCACGGCAGTTGGGACCGCACGGCGGTGGCGCTCGCGGTGCACCGCAACACCGTGCGGCAGCGGATCGCCCGCTGTGCCACGCTGCTTGACGCGGACCTCGACGATCCCGATGTGCGCATGGAACTCTGGTTCGCACTGAAACACGTGTGA
- a CDS encoding AAA family ATPase, producing the protein MLLRFRVANVRSLRDEQELSFVVPDDAQRGSANLVELTGGGSVPVLPLIGVFGANASGKSNVLAAMTDMRNAVLNSYARWASYDGIPRHVFGLSPKSESEPSFFEVDVVIDSVRWTYGFELGATRVESEWLHSYPKGHRQEWLDRDASRPDVFKWPGGRVRDRSQLVRRTRPNALLLSTAGTDNHPQLSPLFHWFRRNLWMISPEVERPAREQFTTKELSGPRAARIQELLRVADLGITGARVVPEGPGVDAVKLTHRSAAGEVPFDWQEESYGTRSWFALLGPLLLALDEGAVLLVDELDASLHSRFAAEVVRLFHDPYANPKGAQLVFTSHDATVLTTPSGERLLEPAQVWLTQKDKDGATELYPLTDVEPGKDEDLTQSYLAGAFGGVPALLEGQIARRLLVAREAGAYDETGDRTDGAGRD; encoded by the coding sequence GTGCTGCTGAGGTTCCGCGTCGCGAACGTACGGTCCCTGCGAGACGAACAGGAGCTGTCCTTCGTCGTGCCCGACGACGCACAGCGCGGATCGGCGAACTTGGTGGAACTCACCGGCGGTGGATCCGTCCCCGTGCTCCCGCTGATCGGCGTTTTCGGGGCCAATGCCTCAGGCAAGTCGAACGTGCTGGCCGCCATGACCGACATGCGCAACGCGGTCCTCAACTCCTATGCGCGTTGGGCCTCTTATGACGGCATCCCGCGGCACGTCTTCGGATTGAGCCCCAAGAGCGAGAGCGAACCCTCCTTCTTCGAGGTCGACGTCGTCATCGACTCGGTCCGCTGGACGTACGGCTTCGAGCTGGGCGCCACCCGTGTCGAGTCCGAATGGCTGCACAGCTACCCGAAGGGCCACCGCCAGGAATGGCTCGACCGCGACGCTTCCCGGCCGGACGTCTTCAAGTGGCCCGGCGGACGTGTCCGGGACCGGTCCCAGCTGGTACGGCGTACGCGGCCCAACGCCCTGCTGCTCTCCACGGCCGGTACGGACAACCACCCGCAGCTCTCTCCGCTCTTCCACTGGTTCCGGCGCAACCTCTGGATGATCAGTCCGGAGGTCGAGCGGCCGGCGCGCGAGCAGTTCACGACGAAGGAGCTGTCAGGGCCGAGGGCTGCTCGGATCCAGGAGTTGTTGCGGGTCGCCGACCTGGGTATCACCGGAGCAAGGGTGGTGCCGGAGGGGCCGGGCGTGGACGCGGTGAAGCTCACGCACCGTTCGGCTGCGGGTGAGGTCCCCTTCGACTGGCAGGAGGAGTCCTACGGCACCCGCTCCTGGTTCGCCCTCCTCGGCCCTCTGCTCCTCGCCCTCGACGAGGGCGCGGTCCTCCTCGTCGACGAACTCGACGCCAGCCTGCACTCCCGCTTCGCGGCTGAGGTGGTCCGGCTCTTCCACGACCCGTACGCGAACCCCAAGGGTGCCCAGCTGGTCTTCACATCGCACGACGCGACGGTGCTCACCACACCGAGCGGCGAGCGGCTGCTCGAGCCCGCCCAGGTGTGGCTGACGCAGAAGGACAAGGACGGCGCGACCGAGCTGTATCCGCTCACCGATGTCGAGCCGGGCAAGGACGAGGACCTCACACAGTCGTACCTCGCGGGCGCTTTCGGTGGGGTTCCGGCCCTTCTGGAGGGTCAGATCGCGCGGCGGTTGCTGGTGGCGCGTGAGGCCGGCGCATACGACGAGACGGGCGACCGAACGGACGGGGCGGGACGCGACTGA
- a CDS encoding RloB family protein produces MGRAQKGKDSWARPARGGGQRRRQVFVLTEGKVTEPSYLDILKDQGVPLADEVPVEIHIANRKADSGRKPLDLVAQAIRLKLEEDRKAKRAKLEAKYLPQVWCLFDHDRYKYIRDALEKADAAGIGVAFSHPCFEVWRLAHYKPVSGSFAGVCDGAAERLPFQRGSQDATTPKVVLPHQVLGRYKTARKNAERMNGQHAAHVARWDRDPYTDVHEFVEKALHIDTY; encoded by the coding sequence ATGGGGCGGGCGCAGAAGGGCAAGGACTCGTGGGCACGTCCGGCCCGAGGGGGCGGGCAGCGCAGGCGCCAGGTCTTCGTCCTCACCGAGGGCAAGGTGACCGAGCCCTCGTATCTCGACATCCTCAAGGACCAGGGCGTACCCCTCGCCGACGAGGTCCCGGTGGAGATACACATCGCCAACCGCAAGGCGGACAGCGGACGCAAGCCGCTCGACCTCGTCGCGCAGGCGATCAGGCTGAAGCTCGAAGAGGACCGGAAGGCGAAGCGGGCCAAACTGGAGGCGAAGTACCTGCCTCAAGTCTGGTGCCTCTTCGACCACGACAGGTACAAGTACATCCGCGACGCACTGGAGAAGGCGGACGCGGCCGGTATCGGCGTCGCTTTTTCGCATCCATGCTTCGAGGTGTGGCGCCTCGCCCACTACAAGCCGGTCAGCGGCTCGTTCGCCGGGGTGTGCGACGGGGCGGCCGAGCGGCTCCCGTTCCAGCGCGGCTCCCAGGACGCCACGACTCCCAAGGTCGTCCTGCCGCACCAGGTACTGGGCCGCTACAAGACGGCGCGCAAGAACGCTGAGCGGATGAACGGCCAGCACGCGGCGCATGTGGCCAGGTGGGACAGGGACCCGTACACAGATGTGCATGAGTTCGTCGAGAAGGCGCTGCACATCGACACGTACTGA
- a CDS encoding thiamine pyrophosphate-binding protein: MTHDHDLVLRPTPAQTEAALNPPPGRNGGDLVVETLAGLGATTVFGLPGQHALGMFDALRRSDLRYIGLRVENNAGFAADAYGRITGEAAPLLLSTGPGALTSLAALQEAAAASAPVLAISSQIPTAGLGGGRHGYLHELPDQAASFRGVVKSVHTVRTQSQIPSAIAAAWKSALTAPHGPVWLEIPQDVLLASTALPMVTAVDATPDELAPRPELTAVAADLLSRAARPAIIAGGGVVRADASGKLRQLAERLDAPVVTTFGGKGAFPWTHPLSLQSWLEDRHTTDFLEDADVLLVVGSGLGELSSNYHTFKPRGRVIQIEADLGKLESNHPALGIHADARLALQALLETARERTDPTAPERVRNLLTRVSQRIAAQELTLEQDVLTSVRRALPADSPSFWDMTILAYWAWSAFDPRNTNLMHSAQGAGGLGYGFPAALGAAAADPTRPVLAVSGDGGALYSVAELATARQYGLNVTWLIVDDGGYGILREYMTDAFGQATATELTRPDYVALAESFGVPGVRTSPRTLETDLAKALAEPGPSVVVLPALLRMFAPTHLGTA; this comes from the coding sequence GTGACTCACGACCACGACCTGGTGCTCCGCCCGACGCCCGCGCAGACGGAGGCCGCGCTGAACCCTCCCCCCGGCCGCAACGGTGGAGACCTGGTCGTGGAGACCCTGGCCGGGCTGGGCGCGACGACCGTCTTCGGTCTGCCCGGCCAGCACGCCCTCGGCATGTTCGACGCGCTGCGCCGCTCGGATCTGCGGTACATCGGCCTCCGGGTGGAGAACAACGCGGGCTTCGCGGCGGACGCGTACGGCCGCATCACCGGCGAGGCGGCCCCGCTGCTCCTCTCGACCGGCCCGGGAGCCCTCACCTCCCTGGCCGCGCTCCAGGAGGCGGCGGCGGCCAGCGCCCCCGTCCTGGCGATCAGCAGCCAGATCCCCACCGCGGGGCTCGGCGGCGGCCGGCACGGCTATCTGCATGAACTCCCGGACCAGGCGGCCTCGTTCCGGGGTGTGGTCAAGTCGGTCCACACGGTCCGGACCCAGTCCCAGATCCCGTCCGCGATCGCGGCGGCCTGGAAGTCGGCGCTGACGGCTCCGCACGGCCCGGTGTGGCTGGAGATCCCGCAGGACGTACTGCTCGCATCGACCGCACTGCCGATGGTCACGGCGGTCGACGCGACCCCGGACGAACTGGCTCCGCGCCCCGAACTCACCGCCGTGGCGGCCGACCTGCTGTCGCGTGCGGCCCGTCCGGCGATCATCGCGGGCGGGGGAGTGGTACGGGCGGACGCGTCCGGCAAGCTCAGGCAGCTGGCCGAGCGGCTCGACGCCCCGGTCGTCACCACGTTCGGCGGCAAGGGTGCCTTCCCCTGGACGCACCCGCTGTCCCTCCAGTCCTGGCTGGAGGACCGCCATACGACGGACTTCCTGGAGGACGCCGACGTACTGCTCGTCGTCGGCTCGGGCCTCGGCGAACTCTCCTCCAACTACCACACGTTCAAGCCCCGGGGCCGAGTGATCCAGATCGAGGCGGACCTCGGCAAGCTGGAGTCCAACCACCCGGCGCTGGGCATCCACGCGGACGCGCGCCTCGCGCTGCAGGCGCTCCTCGAGACGGCGCGGGAGCGCACGGACCCGACGGCACCGGAGCGCGTACGTAACCTGCTCACCCGCGTCTCACAGCGCATCGCCGCCCAGGAACTGACCCTGGAACAGGACGTCTTGACGTCCGTCCGCCGGGCCCTGCCGGCCGACTCCCCGTCCTTCTGGGACATGACGATCCTGGCGTACTGGGCGTGGTCGGCCTTCGACCCGCGGAACACGAACCTGATGCACTCCGCCCAGGGCGCCGGCGGCCTCGGCTACGGCTTCCCCGCGGCGCTGGGCGCGGCCGCCGCCGACCCGACCCGCCCGGTGCTGGCAGTGTCCGGTGACGGCGGCGCCCTGTACTCGGTCGCCGAGCTGGCCACGGCACGCCAGTACGGCCTGAACGTCACCTGGCTGATCGTCGACGACGGCGGCTACGGCATCCTGCGCGAGTACATGACCGACGCCTTCGGGCAGGCCACGGCGACGGAACTGACCCGCCCCGACTACGTGGCCCTCGCGGAGTCCTTCGGCGTCCCCGGCGTGCGCACCAGCCCGCGGACCTTGGAGACCGACCTCGCCAAGGCCCTGGCCGAGCCGGGCCCGTCCGTGGTCGTCCTCCCGGCGCTCCTCCGCATGTTCGCGCCGACGCACCTGGGCACGGCCTGA
- a CDS encoding acyl-CoA dehydrogenase family protein: MRRTLFNEDHEAFRETIRAFIEAEVVPVYDEWLAAGQAPRDFYYKLAELGVFGIRVDEEFGGAGIDSYKFEAVLYEETARAGITFGGSGVHVLLGLPYIKLLASDEQKKRFLPKFVSGEEMWAIAMTEPGTGSDLAGMRTTAKLSEDGTHYVLNGAKTFITGGVHADRMIVCARTAAPTAEDRRHGISLFVVDTKAEGYSVGRKLDKLGLKTSDTAELAFVDVKVPVEDLLGEENRGFYYLGHNLASERWGIAYGAYAQAKAAVRFAKDYVQQRTVFGQTVASFQNTKFELAACQAEVDAAEAVADRATEALDAGELTPAEAASAKLFCTEVAHRVIDRCLQLHGGYGFMNEYPIARLYADNRVNRIYGGTSEIMKSIIAKDMGL; the protein is encoded by the coding sequence GTGCGCCGTACGCTGTTCAACGAGGATCACGAGGCGTTCCGGGAGACCATTCGCGCCTTCATCGAGGCCGAGGTCGTGCCCGTGTACGACGAGTGGCTCGCCGCCGGCCAGGCGCCCCGCGACTTCTACTACAAGCTCGCCGAGCTCGGCGTCTTCGGCATCCGTGTCGACGAGGAGTTCGGCGGCGCCGGTATCGACTCGTACAAGTTCGAGGCCGTCCTCTACGAGGAGACCGCCCGCGCCGGCATCACCTTCGGCGGCTCCGGCGTGCACGTGCTGCTCGGCCTGCCGTACATCAAGCTGCTCGCCTCCGACGAGCAGAAGAAGCGCTTCCTGCCGAAGTTCGTCTCCGGCGAGGAGATGTGGGCCATCGCGATGACCGAGCCGGGCACCGGCTCCGACCTCGCGGGCATGCGCACCACCGCCAAGCTCTCCGAGGACGGCACGCACTACGTCCTCAACGGCGCCAAGACCTTCATCACCGGCGGTGTGCACGCCGACCGCATGATCGTCTGCGCCCGCACAGCCGCGCCCACCGCCGAGGACCGCCGCCACGGCATCTCCCTCTTCGTGGTGGACACCAAGGCCGAGGGCTACTCCGTCGGCCGCAAGCTCGACAAGCTGGGCCTGAAGACCTCCGACACCGCCGAGCTGGCGTTCGTCGACGTCAAGGTCCCGGTCGAGGACCTGCTCGGCGAGGAGAACCGGGGCTTCTACTACCTCGGCCACAACCTCGCCTCCGAGCGCTGGGGCATCGCCTACGGCGCCTACGCGCAGGCCAAGGCCGCCGTCCGGTTCGCCAAGGACTACGTCCAGCAGCGCACCGTCTTCGGCCAGACCGTCGCGTCCTTCCAGAACACCAAGTTCGAGCTGGCCGCCTGCCAGGCCGAGGTGGACGCGGCCGAGGCCGTCGCCGACCGCGCGACGGAGGCCCTGGACGCCGGTGAGCTGACCCCGGCCGAGGCCGCCTCCGCCAAGCTCTTCTGCACCGAGGTCGCCCACCGCGTGATCGACCGCTGCCTCCAGCTGCACGGCGGCTACGGCTTCATGAACGAGTACCCGATCGCCCGCCTGTACGCGGACAACCGCGTCAACCGCATCTACGGCGGCACCAGCGAGATCATGAAGTCGATCATCGCCAAGGACATGGGTCTGTAA